The Streptomyces sp. cg36 genomic interval GGCGCGCAGCGAGTTGGCCGGGCTGGTGATGACGTGGACGGCGGAGTGCGGCGCGCTCACGGACTCGTCCAGCCACTCGGTGAGGCCCGGAGTGGCACGGGCCGCCGCCGTGAAGGCGTCCGGGTCGCGCAGCCCGGCGAGCGCGGGATCGCCCGGCAGCGTGCCCAGGGCGATCGAGAAGGTGCCGGCGTCGGCCGGGTGCAGCACGCCCGCGTAGTGGTCCCAGATGTCCCCGGCCGCATGGCCGCGGTTGAGCGGGCCGGGCAGCGAGCCGCTCCGCAGCCGGTAGAACCGGCTGAAGCCGCGCAGCCCCGACGGGCTCGTCTCGTCGGCCTCGACCGGGATCCCGGCCTCGGTCAGCCAGCCCCGGGCCGCCGCGCGGCGGCCGGTGGCGTCCACGACCACATCGGCGGCCAGATGGGCGCCGTCGGTCGTCACGACGCCGCGCACGGCCCGCCCGTCCGGGCCGAGCCGCAGCCCGCGCACCGTGGTGCCGTGCCGGATGTCCACCTGGGGCAGGGCCGCGACCGCGCGGTACAGCACCATTTCGAGCGTGGTGCGGCGGCAGCCGAGCGCCACCAGGTCGTCATCACCCACCTCGCGCGCGCGGTCGGTCGCACCCTGCGGCAACGCGCGCGTGAGGTCGAACAGCGGGGCGCCGGAGGCGACCAGCCGCTCCAGGACCTCGGGCGCGCGCTTGCGCAGGGTGCGCACGCCGAGCGAGGTCAGGGTGTGCGAGTGCTGGGCCTGCGGCACGGTCGGCCGCTGCCAGCGGTTGTGGAGGTCGCACATCGCGCCGCGGGGCGGCGGCGCGGAGCGCTCCAGGACCACCACCTGCCGTCCGGTCCCGGCGAGGGCGAGCGCGGCGGCCAGACCCGCGACGCTGCCTCCCACGACCAGCGCTGCGGGCATCTCAGCGCCGCCGACCGTGGATGAAGAACACCCGGCGGACGTTCGCCACGTGGCGCGGCGGCACGGGGTCGGGCCAGCGGCCGAAGTCGGCGCCCGGCTCCCCGGGCTGGACGGCCTCGACGGAGAAGCCCAGCGCGTCGAAGAGCGCCTCGGGCTCGTCGGTCCCGAAGAGCCACGGGCAGCCCCAGCCCGCGAAGACGTCCAGCAGCCCCCGCATCTCGGGGAGTGTCAGGGCGGCGCTGTTGACGAGGTCGGCGGCGATGCGGCTGCCGGGCGCGGAGATCGCGGCGACGCGTTCCAGGATGCGGTGGGTGTCCTGCTCGGGGATGTAGTAGAGCAGCCCCTCCAGCAGCCAGGTGGAGGGCAGTGAGGGGTCGTACCCGGCCGCGATGAGGTCGTTCTCCCAGTCGGGGGAGGTGAGGTCGACGGCGACCGTGCGGTGGTCGGTACGGGGCTCGACGCCCCCCAGCCGCTCCGCCTTGTGGGCGAGCACGGCCGGGCGGTCGACCTCGTAGTAGCGCAGCCCCTCGGGCCAGTCGAGCCGGTACGCGCGCGAGTCCATGCCGGCCGGTGCCAGCACGATCTGGTGCATCCCGGGCTCGCGCGCGGCCTCCTGGAGGTAGTCGTCGAAGTACCGGGTGCGGATGGCGTTGTAGTCCGGGGTGCTGGGGAGCGTACGGGCCGAGTCCGCGGGGAACGTCGCCGACCGGATCTCCGCCAGCAGGTCGGGGCCGATGTCGCCGCAGAGCGCGTCCGCGTGGGGATCCTGGTAGATGCGGTCGGGCCGACGCGTCTCGGCCGCCCGCAGGGCGGCGGTGAGCAGAGCGGTGCGTTCGACTGCGTCGAGCGGTGCGGTCACGGCGTTCGTGTCTCCTTCGGTCGGATGTGTACGGGTGGGGACGGGGGCGCCCGCGGCCGGGTAGGGATGGTCGCGGCGCGGGCTGCCCCGGGGGCGCGCCGGTCAGGCGTCGGCCCCTTCGGTCAGCTGCTGCCACTGACGGGCGTCCTGGCGGAAGAGGCGGTCCTTCACCTGGGTGGGGCGGACCCCGGTGGCGACGGTCGTCTGCCAGTCGCGCAGGAAGGCGTCGGGGTGCAGATGGCGCAGGGCGGGAGAGCCGAGGCGTCGCTCCACGCGCGCGTGGAGGTAGCCGGGCGACTCCTCGCCCAGGGCCCGGTCGAGGTCGGCCAGGAACCGGCGGTCCTCGTCGTAGCTCCAGGGGGTGGGGGAGGCGAGGGCGAACTCGTACGCGGGGGTGCCCGTCGCGTCCGGGCGCACCCGGCAGGCCACGTTGCGCAGTTCGAGACCGCTCGCGGCCAGCGCGGCCGTGAGGGCGCGGACGGTCTGGGCGTCGCGCAGCCGCTCCCCGACGGCGTCGCTGAGCGAGCCGCGCCCCGCGTACTGGAGGCGGGGCACTCCGTCGCGGTGGTCCAGTACGCGGGCCACGTCGCCCCCGGCGTAGCGGTAGAGGCCGCCGATGTGGCTGAAGACCACGTGGTAGTCGCGCCCCGGTTCGAGCTCGTCGGGCCGCAGGGTAGCGCTGTGCGCGGTGAGTTCCGCGTCGGCGTCGACGAACTCGTAGAGGGCCGCGGTGGCCACCAGGCTGCCCGCCGTCGGGTGGCGGTCCAGCGGGACGGCCAGGGGGCCTTCGGAGGCCGCCACGGGGGCGGGCAGCAGGGTGACGCCCGCCCCGAACTCCTCGCGCAGCCGGGGCAGGTAGAGCGAGGCGAGACCGGTGGTCCAGCAGAACAGGGCGCGCATGCGGGGCCAGACGTGGGCCGGACGCACGGTGCCGTGGCGGCGGGCCAGCTCGGCGAGCTCCACCGCGCGCCGCGGGTTGGGCGCGGTGTGCGGATGGCCCGCCAGGGTGCCGTCGCGGACGTCCTGGACGATCCGGGGCCACCACTGGTTCAGCTGGTACGGCAGGGCGGCGACCATGGCGGGGTTGATGCCGATGACGCAGCGCACGTCGCTCTCGACGGCCATCCGCAGCCGCAGGTACATCTTCTCCAGGTGGTCGCCCGGGTCGACCGGGACGGGCAGCACGGCCCAGGGCGCGCCGGTGCCGGGCTCGGCCGAGAGCGGTTCGCCGAAGGTGGTCCCGAGGTCGGCCTGGCTGGCGCCGACGTGCGGGTGGCCGGAGGCGGTGACCGGGGGAGCGGCGATCGGGTCGTGCTTGAGGTTGAGCACCGCGTCCGGACTCGCCAGCACGTCGGGGAAGTGCTCGATCAGCGGCGCCCAGGCGGCGAAGTAGAAGGGGAAGAACGTGGTCCGCATGAACCCCGGCGTGACCGGGATCTTCTTGTGGGCGCCGGTGGTCCCGCTGCTGGTGAAGAAGACCTCGGGCCGGTCGGCGCTCAGCACGTTCGCCTCCCCGGCCGCCGCCCGCTCGATCCACGGCGCGAGCGCGCCGTAGTCCCGGATCGGCACCGCCGCGCGGAACTCCTCCAGGGTCCTGATCCGGCCGAACCCGTGCTCGCGCCCGAAGGCGGTGCCGGCGTTGAACGACAGCAGCGCCTCCAGGACCCGCCGCTGCGCACCCGCCGCGTCCGCGCAGGCGTCCCGCAGCACCGCGCGCTCGTGGAAGACGCGCTCGCGGTAGCGGGCGAGCCGCTCCGGGTCGGCCCAGGAGCCGACGCCCTCGCGCTGCTCAGACGTAGTCATGACGCACCACCTCCCGTACGGCCTCGGCGGTGCGCTCGGGGGAGTCCTGCTGCTCGACGACGGTCACCGGGAGGTGGCGGACCTCGTCCCGCATCAGCTTCTCCAGGTCGCTCTGGTAGCGCTCGAAGGAGGCGCGGTCGGGCTGTTCGCCGTAGTGCTCCAGACGGTTCAGCCGGGTCCCGTGGCGGCTGCGGCGCCACGCCTCGTGCGGCGAGACCTTCAGGTAGACGACGTGGCGCGGCTGGGGGAACGAGCGCCACCAGTCGTACATGGGGTTGTCGCGCACTCCGGCCAGCCGGCACTTCGCGAGGATCTTGTAGTAGTACGAGTCGACCAGTACGGGCCGCTCCCCGGCGGTGTCCGCGGCGGTCAGGAGCTGGTCGCGCAGGTGGACCACGGCCGTCTGGAACATGCTGGCCATGAAGTCCGGCGAGTAGGCCCCGTCCGGCAGGGCCACGTCCTTGACCACGTCGCGCCGCAGCCTGCCGATCAGCGAGTGCCGGGCGGCCAGGAAGCGGTCGTCGACCGAGACGACCGGCAGTGGCTCCGGATCGTTCGCGAGCCGGGTGATCGCCGATGACTTTCCCGCGTAATCGCCCCCGAGAAGGACAGAAAATAATGGAACAATCGATGACATATCGGGGCAGCTCCTTATGGATCGGCGCACTCTCTGCTGTGGCACGACTCCTCAGAGGGAGCGTGCATGCGGCGGCTATAGGGAGAGTTGAGGATCAAGGGGGAGTACGTGCGGAGGTCCACCCTCCGTCCATCGGACAGGCATACCCGGACCACCGCATAGGGTGGTCGTATGCAGGAGCAGTACCGGACGATCGCCCGCGAGGGCGTGCACGAGACCGAGATCAACCGATCCCGGTTCCTCTGCGCGCTCGCCCCCGCCGCCACCGAACAGGAGGCACAGGACTTCATCGCGCGCGTGCGCAAGGAGCACCCGACGGCGACCCACAACTGCTTCGCGTACGTGATCGGCGCCGACGCCGCCGTGCAGAAGGCCAGCGACGACGGCGAGCCCGGCGGCACCGCGGGCGTCCCGATGCTCCAGATGCTCACCCGCCGCGAGGTGCGCTAC includes:
- a CDS encoding FAD-dependent oxidoreductase, which translates into the protein MPAALVVGGSVAGLAAALALAGTGRQVVVLERSAPPPRGAMCDLHNRWQRPTVPQAQHSHTLTSLGVRTLRKRAPEVLERLVASGAPLFDLTRALPQGATDRAREVGDDDLVALGCRRTTLEMVLYRAVAALPQVDIRHGTTVRGLRLGPDGRAVRGVVTTDGAHLAADVVVDATGRRAAARGWLTEAGIPVEADETSPSGLRGFSRFYRLRSGSLPGPLNRGHAAGDIWDHYAGVLHPADAGTFSIALGTLPGDPALAGLRDPDAFTAAARATPGLTEWLDESVSAPHSAVHVITSPANSLRATALRPPVAGLFPVGDAACVTDPLFGRGMSLALAQAFGLADVLAARPAEQWRDAAADFAETLLRPWYEHAADADRERIARWNAMVYRRPLSPAAPGQAVRATAAHDGTVWRGLTRVLMGLATPDEVFGDEKFRHRVAQAPQGAVATGAAPPPRDELVRAVAAAEGERP
- a CDS encoding class I SAM-dependent methyltransferase; this encodes MTAPLDAVERTALLTAALRAAETRRPDRIYQDPHADALCGDIGPDLLAEIRSATFPADSARTLPSTPDYNAIRTRYFDDYLQEAAREPGMHQIVLAPAGMDSRAYRLDWPEGLRYYEVDRPAVLAHKAERLGGVEPRTDHRTVAVDLTSPDWENDLIAAGYDPSLPSTWLLEGLLYYIPEQDTHRILERVAAISAPGSRIAADLVNSAALTLPEMRGLLDVFAGWGCPWLFGTDEPEALFDALGFSVEAVQPGEPGADFGRWPDPVPPRHVANVRRVFFIHGRRR
- a CDS encoding GH3 auxin-responsive promoter family protein yields the protein MTTSEQREGVGSWADPERLARYRERVFHERAVLRDACADAAGAQRRVLEALLSFNAGTAFGREHGFGRIRTLEEFRAAVPIRDYGALAPWIERAAAGEANVLSADRPEVFFTSSGTTGAHKKIPVTPGFMRTTFFPFYFAAWAPLIEHFPDVLASPDAVLNLKHDPIAAPPVTASGHPHVGASQADLGTTFGEPLSAEPGTGAPWAVLPVPVDPGDHLEKMYLRLRMAVESDVRCVIGINPAMVAALPYQLNQWWPRIVQDVRDGTLAGHPHTAPNPRRAVELAELARRHGTVRPAHVWPRMRALFCWTTGLASLYLPRLREEFGAGVTLLPAPVAASEGPLAVPLDRHPTAGSLVATAALYEFVDADAELTAHSATLRPDELEPGRDYHVVFSHIGGLYRYAGGDVARVLDHRDGVPRLQYAGRGSLSDAVGERLRDAQTVRALTAALAASGLELRNVACRVRPDATGTPAYEFALASPTPWSYDEDRRFLADLDRALGEESPGYLHARVERRLGSPALRHLHPDAFLRDWQTTVATGVRPTQVKDRLFRQDARQWQQLTEGADA